From a single Mangifera indica cultivar Alphonso chromosome 19, CATAS_Mindica_2.1, whole genome shotgun sequence genomic region:
- the LOC123202585 gene encoding putative lipase ROG1, giving the protein MASVEVEGGYGSVLEEASKKEQVAEIKKNHENAKEKKKIERYSRIPRFSCLKTKTDEMGNFDMEMVVEDAQGDRPSPTHLVVMVNGIVGSAQNWKYAARQLLMKYPEDLIVHCSKRNSSMSTLDGVDVMGDRLAEEVISVIKHRPGVQKISFIGHSLGGLVSRYAIARLYRRDVTNDLPQGNGENRNDESGQRETFQKDKFKGKIAGLEPINFITSATPHLGSRGHKQVPVFCGFYTLEKVAAHASWFLGRTGKHLFLTDSDEGKPPLLLQMATDCEDLKFVSALQSFRRRVAYANARFDNLVGWSTSSLRHPNELPKWQHLRRSDKYPHVVNVETTKTASPKEEINLESIKTGSETAGIQERMLRGLTAVSWERVDVNFSGSKQRCLAHQTIQVKTYCINSDGADVIQHMIDNFIT; this is encoded by the exons ATGGCTTCTGTGGAGGTTGAAGGAGGTTATGGTTCCGTACTCGAGGAAGCATCGAAGAAGGAGCAAGTTGCTGAGATCAAGAAGAACCATGAAAATgcgaaggagaagaagaagattgagAGATATTCGCGTATCCCGAGATTTTCTTGTTTGAAAACCAAAACAGACGAGATGGGGAATTTCGACATGGAGATGGTGGTCGAAGATGCTCAAGGAGACCGGCCGAGTCCTACTCACCTTGTTGTAATGGTCAATGGTATTGTCGGGAG TGCTCAAAATTGGAAATATGCTGCAAGACAACTTCTGATGAAGTATCCTGAGGATCTAATTGTTCACT GCAGTAAGCGTAATTCTTCAATGTCGACACTTGATGGTGTAGATGTAATGGGAGACCGATTAGCAGAAGAG GTTATTTCAGTCATTAAACATCGTCCAGGTGTCCAGAAGATCTCATTTATTGGTCACTCCCTGGGTGGCCTTGTGTCAAGGTATGCAATTGCAAGGCTTTATAGAAGAGATGTCACCAATGATCTTCCCCAAGGAAATGGAGAAAATAGGAATGATGAATCTGGACAAAGAGAAACATTCcagaaagataaatttaaaggaaaaattgcTGGGCTGGAGCCCATAAATTTTATAACCTCAGCGACACCTCACCTTGGTTCAAGGGGTCATAAGCAG GTCCCAGTATTTTGTGGTTTTTACACCCTGGAAAAAGTAGCTGCCCATGCATCCTGGTTTCTTGGTAGAACTGGGAAACATCTGTTTTTGACCGACAGCGATGAAGGAaaacctcctcttcttcttcagaTGGCCACTGACTGTGAAGATCTTAAATTTGT ATCTGCCTTGCAGTCCTTCAGGCGTCGTGTAGCCTATGCAAATGCACGCTTTGATA ACCTTGTTGGGTGGAGTACATCATCGCTGCGGCATCCAAATGAGCTCCCAAAG TGGCAACATCTTAGGAGAAGTGACAAGTATCCACATGTTGTAAATGTGGAGACAACTAAAACAGCAAGTCCTAAAGAAGAAATCAATTTGGAGAGCATAAAAACTGGAAGTGAGACTGCTGGCATTCAAG AGAGAATGCTCAGAGGTTTGACTGCTGTGAGCTGGGAACGGGTTGATGTTAACTTCAGTGGAAGCAAGCAAAGATGTCTGGCACACCAAACCATTCAG GTGAAAACCTATTGTATCAATTCTGATGGAGCTGATGTGATCCAACATATGATTGACAATTTTATCACTTGA